TCTTGTCAATGACATTGAAAACTGCAGTTACAGACTTTATAAGACAATGCAATTAAAACTAGTATCAGTCTGCTTTTTCCTTCCAGTGGTTACTTGCAATTGACTTTCTTGAGATAAAAGGATCTTAAGAGAtccttaattcttcattttactgatgctGACATAGGCCTAGTGAGGGTGATGGTCTAGGCCCTAGTCATGTAAAGTTGAGAGCAGAGTTGGGACTAGGCAAGGGATCACCACACTCCTGGTTCAGTATAATCTTTTCTACACCAAGATGCCTACCTATCTCAGCTATATTTAATGGGTTGAGATCCATACCTTTCAAGGGTCATATGTAAAGTAAGTTTCTTTCAGGCTTGGCTCTGTTGCTTCCAAGACCTTCAGCTGAGTTGTCTCATCACCTGAACTCATTCCAGACTCCCTGATCATTAGCTTCCAGAGTCAAAAATGACTAGAAGACAAATTTACAAACCAAACCATTTAATTATCTCTTTGAAGGTAAACAATATATGGAGCTGTATCTCAAACCCTGAGGCTGTTGAGGCAATCTCAGGCTCAGAAAGTGAAATCCCTTGGTGTGGGATCCTCTACCAAGAGTTCAGGAGGAGGGACAAAACGCAGGCAGATAAAGGCAGTGTGCATGCATTTATGCATAGTCTGCAAGTTTTATGCACTGCTGGGGACAGACCCAAATGGTCTTAAGGATGAGAAGAGGGCAGACAATGGTTTTTCAAAACATggttttattaggaaaaaaataaagtaagctaCACCACATCTTTGCTCCTCCTCACTTTCCACACGCTTGACACCCAGACCATAAGACTCCAATAGCACATGCCTGTGTCGCAGCTGCCACTTTGGGGAACTCGGTCCCCtttaccctcctattacttgaATGATCCCACAGCAAGGGCCTTCCCTTTCTGAGATAAGGCAGAGAACTATCAAAACAACGTTATAACAAGCACTTGACAGTGAAAAGAACCCTCTAGCAGCATACTCATTTAGCCTGCAATATTTTAATTTCCAAACAACAcccccagttttattttttctccttcttctcctctttcttggcATCGCCCTTCTCCttatctttgtctttctccttgtcatctttcctctccttcttgctctcctccttttcctgccCCTCTTTCTTCTCAGCGTCCCGGTTTGCAATCTTGTTGTTGATGAGGTTGTGCAAGGCAACCACCGAGCGGATTAGTGAGGCCAGGTACACCACCACCATCTGGTCATTGGTCTTCAGGTAAAACGCCTTGACAAACTCTTGTAGGTTGACATCAGGCAACAGATTGAAGACGTCCTGCAGCTGGTAGATTATCTGGTGGTTGATGGGCAGCTTGCCCATGGCCACTTTCTCCAGGTAGCCCCTGATGTCCAGAAGCTTGGAGTTTAGTCCCTTTAAGCCATGGACCTGATTCGTGATACGCTGAGAAAGGGTGCCCACtgtggtgtctttgatgtctctGCAATGGTCCAGAATAGGATGGGAAAGTGTATTAGGCAACTGTCCTTCCAACAAGGGCTCTAAGAAAACACCCAGCTTGgccagagaaaggaagtaaagTGAAACAGGAATTTTGTGTCTAAACTATCTGGAAATTTAAGGATTTGGGGAGATATTAACTATTAGACTTAGGTTTAATCCCGATTaatttataggatcacagatttttgACCTGGAGTgactttaaagaggaaaaaagttcaATCTTCCTAAAGGAATTCAAGGAACAAGAGAAAATTAAATCTTTTTGTtaaaagggatggctctctgggaagaatGAGGGTTACAAAAGAAAATCCAGACAACATAAAGGGTATCAATAAAGATGTTTACTAACCaaaatacttctttttttaaattaaaatcaacCCCCACTACTCAGGTAGCTCAGGGCAGAGAAGCTCCTCAACAGCTTGGACACAAATGTCCTACTAAGCAGCAGCAAGACTAGGATGGGACAGTGAGGCGGGGGGCGGGCTCAGATCAAGGAGATCACATACCCTCCAAATCTTCAAGTACCATATGGGAAAAGGGTGATTCTAGCAGGATGATCATTACTGAATTGTGAAAAGCCTTACTTAATGACAGCAATACTGGTCATGGACATCTAGAAACCAAGTCACGAAGGGTGGTATGGAAGTTTCTTAACCCctttaaatctcagtttcctcatttgtgaaaagaGACTGAACTAGAGAAtttatttctaaggtccctttcagccctaaatccTAGGATCACAATAATGGCATGACCTATTTCATAGTGCTGTTGGGAAGATGGTATTTTGCAAAGTTAAACATAATACCGATAAAAATTAACTTATCTAAAGATCCTATAACTTATCTGATCACAGACAAGTCAAATTCAGTAACTCCTGTCTCCCACTTCTAAAAAGTGCCGCATCAATGGGATGCTGAAGCTTCGTTAGGTAAGAGAATCACAACTGAAAGGAATCTTAACAATCGTACCTTTTCAAACAGAAGAGCCACACAAATATGACATATTCAAATCAGACTCactaggatacaaaataaataaatgactccTAGAAAAAGAAGTTTATGTAGAAACATGACTACACTGTGCTCTAGGCAAATGATAGGAagcaggtggcatagtggaaaggggatggggcTCAATCCTGTGTTGTGATCTTAAGCGAGCCTCAGTCTCCCCTCTGGAAAGCATGGGTTTGAGCCAGATGGCTCCCGAGGTACCTCCCTTTCAGAGCTCGGTCTGTGCCTCTATGACAGTCACAGCTTTGCTCTGCCACACAGTGGCCATGACCCACTAGGACCAGGTCTCACCGGAGCAGGTGCTCCACTCCCACTTCTTCTGCTTCCTCTGCTCCGATTTCACTGGTCACATGCTCAAATGTCTTAGAGGTTGGCGTTCCGTCCTGGAAGAGAGGAGGCCTGACTGTCATGACATTATACTTCACAGGAAATGCACCAAGGCTCTGGATGGCTCCTTTATTGAGAAGAGACAAGTCAGACAAGGGCAAGAATCACACCGGGAAAGGCAGTGAATGGGCTGCAATCTACAGCAGCTGCTGAGAAGCCAGATCCACACAGACACTAGAGCAAACCTGGAGCTACCTCCTGCCTAGTATTTATATGTTTAGATGATGGAACATTCGTAGAGTTGAAAtaacttaaatttaatttttcctgGTAGCTGCTTAATAGTTTAGAAAAAGccctgaaaataaaacaatactaCTAGGCCCTGGCTTGCTTCTTCCCCATCCCTGCATCACTCCTGTAACTGTAATAATGAGGATCCACACAGAGGTCAGGAGCCACTGTCAGGCCAAGAGTCAGCTCTGCAAAAATTCTCTGGCCAGTCTCCAACTCTTCTGAGAGGCACTGGGCAGCAGAGTACAAGGCAGATATCAGTGCACACATGGTAAATATTTTCTTTGGGTGTCCTGCCAGCTAGCCCTTTGCAGGACTGATCTATTAGATGGACAGATAATCCTATCATTTGAAAACAGTTCCTGGGACCAAAACCACCAAGGCGCTCACTGAgcagtgagggggagggggaaggagtgtgGACTCCTTAGGACCTGGGTCCAGTTTTGTTACCAacttttcacttgattctctaggctGCCGTTTCCTTAGCTGCAAAAAGAAGGGAATGAACTAGATGTTCTTCAATATCCTTTCTGATTCTAACAGTCTACAATTCAAGAATTAAAACTCAAAGAAGAGCTTTTTAAACCTAAAGTGTTAGCAGAAACAatgtttttttccaaaaataCAACAGGGGTTTTTGTCTTGGAAATGTTACATGCCAAACAGAACCAAAGCCATGTGTTCTTGTAGCAGAtgaaaagtgtaaaaaaaaagacttttaaaaatcaaaaatgtTGGATGACTCACATCATGAACTTCTTCAACGGAAATATATGCTTCTGTGGGCAGCCCAAGGTCCTTGGGCTTCACATCGATAATCACCAATACCTGGAGGAGAAAACACTTTAGCAAACCATCGCAGGCATGGCAGAGAAGAAAGTGCACGAGACAAGTTTCAGGCTCCAGCCATGCGTCTGTAGGTTGTATTACAGGGTTATTTTGTCAGCAATGAGCCCAGGTTAAGTCCACGTTACAGAACCTGCTCtacattttcatcatcattaatGAATTAGCTATTTATCATGTGATAAATGGATTTAATGTCCCTTTGGGCTTAAACAATTTACTATAATCCCATATTAGTCCTTTCTATGACCATCCTGTCTGAGCTGACAATACAAGTAACCAAGGGGCACTCTCTAGGGGTTACTTTTTGGAGAGCACTTACCGAGTTAGGACAGTATCTTTTCATGAGTTCATTGATAGCAATGTCATTCTTGTGTAGCTTTGGGCCTGTATGGTACCACCCAACTATTCTTTCTCTggctgggaagaaaaaaaagaattcttgtaAGCATAATTTTGAAAAGGTCACTCCCTAAGGGAAGGAATCCAAATTGTTTGGAAGGATTTAAGTCTTGTTTTCTGAACTTCTAAAGACCCCAGGCATCTCCCTCTAATGGAATTAGGTCTGCTGGAGCATGCAACATTCAATACCTGTAGTCTTTAAACTCTCTaccaagaggggaaaggaaatgaagtatCAACAAGCAACTGTTAAGCATCTACTCTACAGTGAGTAACGTGGGGAATAAAAGAGAGGCAATAAGgggaattttacatttttataggcAGCCTATATTAatctatattaatatatatcTGAATATACAGTACTTATCTTCtacaacagggctgtccaaccttaggttttaattgaaacaatagacgatatattttgatttgtcattttagtgagagctctgcagtagctcggctttgtttattaaagcatttatgtaaatttctatgcttgtaggtgggccgcataaatcgcatggtgggccacattttggacagccctgttctacaaTACAAAATTAGCAAcagattttgtttatatttctgaaAAATATGAACTCTGAAGAGATGGTGAAGTTCACTTTATTGACTTCCTCTCCTAAAAGACACTATAGTTCATGCTTTCTCTAGGAGTTAAGAATCTAATCTGAAGTAAGACAAACATAAACAGAAAAACTAGAAAatttaaagtaatatttaaatGCAAGATAAAATGTAAGCGTCTGAAAGAACACATTCTGTCtcctgccaaaataattttcctaaaatgtatttCTGGTCATAGAACTGTAATATAATATAGTCTAATGCAAAAAGCACTGAATTAGGAGCTAagagtcttggctctgccccttctaAAATGTGATTGTGGGCAGCTCATTTAACCTCTGCAGGTCTGTTTCTTAATCTGCAAAACAAGGGGGCTGGATTAGATATTAAGTCAGAATTACATGGAGCTAGCTCTTTTTGATTGTGACTATGCATAATTATAAGATGTTACAAGTCCCTCTCAAACAATACATACCATTGACCTTCTTAAACATTCCGTACATATTTTCCAAATAGTCGTGATCAAGAAACCAGACCGAGTCATCTTTGTCATCTTCATCAAAAGGGactaaagaaaaaagcaagatgTAGTTTATTATGTTGGTTAATAAAAAGcacagaaatatataaaaataaatggtgCTCAACCTTATCACCTAATAATTTATACAGATGTTAGAATCAGTAAAGATATAATCTCAATTTACTGGCTTGTCCTGGaatcaatattaaaaataaacaataatgtCTATTTGTGTGGACAACTTTAGTTATTCCTAACTAGTTAAATGGCCAGAATATTTGAGGAACGattagcaagaaaaataaaaactttaaaggTGGACGGGTTTTTTTcgggttttgtttttggaggggggagcagggcaattggggtaagtgacttgcccgaggtcacatatctagtgtgtcaagtgtctgaggcctcatttgaactcaggtcttcctgactccagggccactactctactcactgagccacctagctgcaccaaaGGTGGATAGTTTGACAACGAGTCTCACCCAGGGttaggaaacctgcagcctcgaggccacatgtggccctccaggtcctcaaatgcagccctttgactgaatccaaactttacagaacatatctttttattaagggaatctatcctgtgaagtttggattcaatcaaagggccgcCCTTGAAGACCTAGgcggccacatgtggctttgatgCCACAGGTTTCCCCACTCTTGGTCTTACCTTTGGCCAGAAAGTAATATTATCTGTTACCTGCAAAACTGTTGGAGACATCAAGTACTTTTTTCTGCCATGACCCCAAGAGCACACCAACAACACGTTTCTGATTCCCAACCTTTcctattctaaaagagaaaacagaagacagTCAGTTTGGATAATAAATACACAAACATGTGAATCCTGCAGGTATCAATTACAGCCTCATAAAAATATTCATCACAAAACAATTGtgaagtttcacctcataccctgcAAATTAGCAGACGTGACAAAAGACAGTAATAGTAAATGTTAGAGGGACTTGAGGAAGATaggaacactagtgcattgttagTAGAGACGTGAATCagtacaatcattctggaaagcaactcgGAATTAAGCAAATGAAGCACTAAAGTGTTCACACTCAAGAGAGTTCAAAACTAGGCTCATATCCCAAGGACGACATTGGTAagctccatatacaccaaaatatttataggagtactttctgtgatggcaaagaattggaaacaaagcagatgcccaatGACCGGGGAATGGCCAAAAGAAATGGTGGTGCATTAATGTAACATTACTGCGCTGTAAGGAATGACaagtatgatgaatacagagaagtaaaaTACGAGCTCTACATAAAATGATGCAAAGAGCCCAGAAAGTAATATACACAGACTATcccaatgtaaatggaaagaaacacccccactcccctccctgcaaaatcaaaagtgaatgttgtaaaatgacaaagaataagcagaggtgggaggtccatgaGTAAGTGGGGTACAGTGTacgtattttcagactttttgggATATACTGATCAGTTATGCTGACCCCCCTCCACCCATTCTTTTTgtgttaaaatattatttgttatgaCATGGGAGaggctctctgggagagggtTACTGAGGCAAATtataatatggaaaaaaaaggttaacaaaaacataaaaaaaaatactgattgcATAGGTACAAATGGATCTTGGCAGCTGTTActaaattaaaaggaaacagacatgttttgaggtgtttttttaattatcaacTATTTGTTACTAAAAAGTTAGAAATCCTTCAAGTCGGTCCTGAGCAGTTCATCCAATCCAGAAACACTGGTATTCTGAGGCTATCTCTGATGGAGACATAGCCTCTGATGGCATGAGACTCATCCACTCCAACCCAATCCACGCAATTCTTGGTTGTGTCTTTTTATAAATTCTTGAAAGGAGATTTACACATGTGATGGGGACCTTTCTTGAAATTAGGGATATTAAATCTTTGTGTCATACGTTCCTTTGGAAGTCTAATAAAGCCAAATATTATTGCAGCAGTTTGTTGCCTCCAGGAAATGttagattaatgaaaataaagatataatttttttcccatccaagttcatagaccccctgaaatctatccattgaccccaggttaagagctcTTGCTCTAGATTTTGACATCATATGAGCCTGCATGGAGTACATTGACTATCCTCATGTTACTCCTCACTCTCGCAATTTAATTGGCCCACTTTTTTCCCTGGCTGAACAATCTCTTTGAAGACTTTTACATAATTTTTGTCGTACAATAATATACTACAATCTAGTCACACCTATTATGAATCTATCCATTGCTGTGTGGGTGACTCGCAATTTTAATTATATGAAGACTGTGGCATTCCATGATCTGAAGCCATATCACAGCATGGGAAGAATACTGGCATTTTTAAAAGGGGATTTTTGTTTCAGGGAAGAAAGCCCAAGGTCATTAAAAACACTATAAAATTTCCCAAATTCAAGCCAGTCTACTCCTTCCCtactattcaattatgggtccaGGTCACTGACCTTCTGCAGTGTCTGTGCAAGATAAACATGCTGCCGACCAACTCTGTGAGCTAGCTCTTTAACTAGGTATCTTCAGTTTGAACAAGTACTCTTTATCCCCTTGATTTTTGTGGTGTGGCTAGTAAAGGTTAAATGCTTTTGAATGAGTATTGATCTCCTTCAGGAGGCTATTCAATGTTCTGGGACTCAGAGCAATGTTATCGGCAAACAAAGGTATTTGGAGGACTTGATCACATTtctatagggaatccctctttCCACTTGAACTCTGTGATGGGCACCCTCCATCAGTCTGAACAGTATTTTGcatcatttattcagcaccttTGGTGAGCAGGTTTTATGCTCCACCTGATATCAAGGCTGTGATATTACAGTCCAAATGTGGTTGGCTTCGCTGttaatgatggagaaaatgttaaaatttagTAAATAGGTCTGCTTCTTAACTATAAGGCTTTCAAATGTCACTCGACCAgaatttggaaaatatatttaaaagctattgtacttaatttttttccttctaagtttCTCCAAGCGCGGTATCCCCcattttctcaaacttttttctcTCCTAAAGTCttattgccttttgtttttaatgctACTTCTGGAAATACCTCTTCCACTGAAACCAAATCATGTCTAACAATTCATACAACATTATGCCCTAGTAGTAGTCTCTTGCCTCTCTGATGAGagtaaagaaatatatttaatttcattttctgggACCATTACTGGTTTTCTAATCACTCAGTCTGGCTTCCTTTTAGTGCTCttttcaccctgcatcagtttataaataccaggaagacctgagtttaaattctgcctcaaatatttattagctctagaaccctgggcaaatcacttaatctttttgtgcctcagtttcctcatctgtaaaatgaaggggttggacttggcCTCTAAGGTCCAGTCCTAAATCTAGAATCCTATTCCTGTAGTTCCCTGATTTCCTCATATTCCTTTCTCACTGTACAATAATATcctattatatttatattccaaagtttattcagctattctccaaatgatgggcacTCACTTTGTTTTCTGCTGCTATAAAAACTGCCACTTATGTTTTGGCATATACCACACCTATATTTccttttgacttccttggggtgtAATGCTAGAAACTGTTTTGCTGGGTCAGAAGGTATTAACAGTTTAGTCAATtttcttgaataattccaaaatgatatccagaatggttagaccaagtGTCAATTTTGTTACAGCCCCAAATCTTTTCAAAGTTAACTGAATGTTATCATGAAAGCCAAGTACTTTTCTGCATATTACTGGCTTGGTTTCACAGATGCTAAGAGAATCCTGAGACTGCTATGCTTTTCTAGGGGAATCTCATCTATGTCCATAAGATCAAGTGGATTTAATAATGCTATGTATCTTGTACGTATCCAAGTGCCATACCAGGATTCCTTAGCATTTTTTGTACCATGGATGCCTTTGGTGTtttggtaaaacctatggaccccttctctaaatgtttgttgcttacattcataattgaaggaaacaataaatttcacttagttttagtgaaaataaaggtatatttttttcttcaaagttcatGAATCTAAGAATCTCCGATTTGAATACTTAAAATCAACCATTAAGGCAGTTAATCGACTGAGTGGGTAAGAGGGCtgggtctggagacaggaagacctgagatcaaatctggtctcagacacttattaactagctgtgtgatcccaggcaaatcattttacttccatctgcctcagtttcttcatgtgtaaaatggggatcacaatagcacctgcctcccagggtcattgcgatgatcaaatgagattacaatCGTAAAAGCACTTAACAgatcctgacacatagtaagccctgTATAatttagctattactattattatagctTCTGTGCATGCAATTACCAGAGAGAATCTGGTGACCCTATCTGAGCAGGAAAAGAGGAACTGGGAAAATGATGAACTTACATATTCCCATCATCATTtaaaatttctacttttttttttcctaatgtgttccaaatatttttattcataagACAGCATCCAATTTGTGTTGGCTTTTCCCTaggagacagagggcatgggtggtGGCAAGCTCATGTTACAGACAAGAATCTTAAAGTACACAGATGGAATGATTTATCTTGCCATCGTGGCAGCCGATATTGACGTACGGTAGTTTtaagttacaaaacactttgcattcatcatctcatttgatcctaaagcCAATCTGTGAAGTGGGTACAAGCATCATTATCTACACAGGAAACTAAGTTTTAGAGAAGTCAAGTAAACTGCCTAGGGTCTGGGGCCCTTCTGACATGGCCAGGGCTCTACTCTATCACACACACCACTGGTTATCAAAGAACAGGGAAGCTGACGACTGACAAACTCCAGTGGCCATACTGCCTTATTGCTTTTCAGTGTGACCCAATTTTTCTCTTAATAAGCTACTGTTGATATTTATTCTATGCCAGGTAAAGCTAGAGAAATATGGGATCAACCAAACTTCGGGACTCTTACTTACAGGATCTTACTGATTTGTTTATTTAGCTTCAGACAAGTGACTTTACTTGTTTAACACAGTTCCCACACCTGTTAAAATGAGCACAGTATCAAACTCCATATGAATCAActcataaaaataaacaatgatgGTCTTCCACAAAAAAACAGAAGTTAAAGAATGCCTTTGGAATCGTTTTTAATtcataaggaaaataaaacaatgatCAGCACCCTAAAAAGCATACATATTATACACTAGGTGGTATTCTCAATTCACCacataggttgtttttttttttttttgttttgtgtgctTGATTTTGGTTGTTAAGTTGAACTCTGTTATATAAAGCCAAGTTCAAAAGAAGCAGAACCCATCTTCTTGGAACAAACAATCTGAATCTAAGGTTCAAAGGACGTATGTCCAACAAGTGTTTGTTTATATTTGAAAGCATAAAAACTGACTTAAGTATGATAGTCTGGACAGTCCAAATGTAAGcaggaaataaaatgtatttccctCGTATTATAATTCTTTTCTAAAAGGTAAACTCTCGTCGGGGAGCTGGTACAGGGTTTTCAGTTCAGCTGTCAGAGGCAAAGGTGGCTGGAGAAAGGAGCCTTAATTCTTTAGATCTCACCCGGCAGTTTTAATACCTCTATTCAGTTTTCCTTTAATACTGCATATTGTGACTGTTTCTTTTGGGAGTTTTATTCCCCTTACCAGACTTCCTTACTCCAGCCACCTAGGGCccgtatctatctatatatatctatatataaataatacagcGTTGACACACATCGCGCACATCAATAACCGTGCGAGGTGGGTGCTACAAGCGTGGCCACCCTATCAGGCGGAGGATTTGACCCTAAACCCCCTCTCCCCCTGGGTGGGGGCTCCGGGGGATGGGCGAGGGGGTGGAGGGCTGTGGGCTGGGGGAGGCAGCCTGGAGCGAAAGAGCCGAGGGGCGCCACGGTGGCTCCCGAGGCCTCCCCGCCGCCGGGCGGGCCCATCGGCCCCAGTGACTCAGCctcagccgccgccgccgccggccTAGGCCTCAGCCCCTCCGTCCGTCCGCCCGCCGGACGGGCCGCGCTCACCGGTTGAAGTGATCCACCACACTGAGGAGCACCAGGGGGTGAACCACGACCTTCTGCACCGCCAACTCCGGCATCGCGCCAGCCCGCCAAGCCCGTCTCCCGGCAAAAGTCGGCAGCCGCAGCGACTCCCCTCAGCGTCCGCAAACTCCAGGCTCCGACTCCGCCCTTTCCGCCGCCTCACGCAGCCACCCTCCTTCCGCTTCCGCTCCCGCTCCCGCCTCCACTTCCGCTCCCGGCCTGCACCACGCCAGCGAGCGCCGCcatcttgagaaggcaagcgcgGGCGGGTGCAAAGCCGGTGTGGGAGACCAGAGACCCTTTAGGAGTTCGGAACTCTAGTTtgacagattgggaaactgagggccagaaaggGGCCTTGGTCGCTGAAAA
This region of Trichosurus vulpecula isolate mTriVul1 chromosome 3, mTriVul1.pri, whole genome shotgun sequence genomic DNA includes:
- the PSMD7 gene encoding 26S proteasome non-ATPase regulatory subunit 7 — encoded protein: MPELAVQKVVVHPLVLLSVVDHFNRIGKVGNQKRVVGVLLGSWQKKVLDVSNSFAVPFDEDDKDDSVWFLDHDYLENMYGMFKKVNARERIVGWYHTGPKLHKNDIAINELMKRYCPNSVLVIIDVKPKDLGLPTEAYISVEEVHDDGTPTSKTFEHVTSEIGAEEAEEVGVEHLLRDIKDTTVGTLSQRITNQVHGLKGLNSKLLDIRGYLEKVAMGKLPINHQIIYQLQDVFNLLPDVNLQEFVKAFYLKTNDQMVVVYLASLIRSVVALHNLINNKIANRDAEKKEGQEKEESKKERKDDKEKDKDKEKGDAKKEEKKEKK